A genomic window from Candidatus Eisenbacteria bacterium includes:
- a CDS encoding choice-of-anchor J domain-containing protein, with product MSVRSLLLIPLAILILSPGASFAFAPVEELEAYEVYLPGEKAPRVWTTESLAAGRAFAEDFLRRYGGAWRVQWNETTGFAHQLFGSGAETAGAISSPEDAERAGRRFLLANPGLFGASDENFRLRTTTRASGKWSAVFDEVHDGIPVRGGRAHVVMTETGRIFNAGSDLHPGIDLSTAPLLAREEAAAIAGLALGFRFGTDIEEGIDLEILPIERDGGLSYRLVYAVRQRMESPFGLWETLVDASSGEILRRENLIRFFDIHGNTDGDIYDPHYCGNPLVEREYADHFINFTGLGTATSGADGDFSISGASGSVAWNAYLRGPWANVQNYSGAEVYKSGSVSEGQFLQIHWGSTDGRADERTCFYHTNRVHDYIRAVDPGPGLADIDYQMVVTVARTDGYCPGNAWYDWANINFCSAGSGYGNTGEMADVIYHEYGHGITHRIYNTTSSPSSTLHEGNSDIIANLLTGESIIGLGFYLNNCTSGIRNSDNTLIYPDDLTGSGHHDGQIIAGVVWDAWQELQASLGEEAAFEVIGDIWHNGRSLTLPTTQPDQVLSMLIADDDDGNLMNGTPHYAAICTGAANHGFSCSDLIGTTPEIEVSPASFEVTVNAGASAVRDLFIMNVGTGVLTYGIAGVQTTLAKTAGADPGLRGLANAESGTPDNARTLAFLQKTRAAGKLSAVVFYDDMESGVNGWTSVLLDGSIDNLWHQVTANYNSPNHSWWCGIDAQGNYDTGRRISNALVSPSIDLAGATPPLTLEFYETFSTETGYDFCNVGISTNGGATWTSLRGGTSGSSGGWRLVSLNLTPYAGQVVKIRFHFDTTDALYNQYSGWFIDDVSVLATGVSWLSFDPPGGAIPAGHTDTVAVTFDATALATGDYAADIRVGSDDESTPVVLVPVVLHVGSGIDPDLSTIAVNDDVMLRPDGLGDSVLAITVTVRDGSGNPVAGIPAGDVAVTLDGASLNGRAMKFCASGTDELILYSTEPTNASGEVTFEVEHAGGCGEVTVSAVVQAIALTNPASGTVRSPDLNGDGQTNFQDTMLYAQLLNAGTGYCGNLNGSPDGAVNFQDTIKYAQALAAAAACP from the coding sequence ATGAGCGTGCGCTCGCTGCTTCTCATCCCGCTCGCGATTCTCATTCTCTCGCCGGGCGCGTCGTTCGCTTTCGCGCCGGTCGAGGAGCTTGAAGCCTATGAGGTTTACCTTCCCGGCGAGAAGGCGCCTCGGGTCTGGACAACCGAGAGTCTGGCGGCGGGGAGAGCTTTCGCCGAGGATTTCCTCCGGCGCTACGGCGGCGCGTGGCGCGTCCAGTGGAATGAGACGACCGGCTTCGCCCATCAGCTCTTCGGAAGCGGAGCGGAGACGGCGGGCGCGATCTCGTCTCCGGAAGACGCGGAGAGAGCCGGCCGGCGATTCCTCCTCGCGAACCCCGGACTTTTCGGCGCTTCGGACGAGAACTTTCGCCTTCGAACGACAACTCGGGCGTCGGGGAAGTGGTCGGCGGTCTTCGATGAAGTGCACGACGGGATCCCGGTTCGCGGCGGGCGCGCTCATGTGGTGATGACCGAGACGGGGAGGATCTTCAACGCGGGCTCCGACCTCCATCCGGGGATCGACCTCTCGACGGCCCCGTTGCTCGCGCGTGAGGAGGCTGCGGCGATCGCGGGTCTCGCGCTCGGTTTCCGCTTCGGAACCGACATCGAAGAAGGGATCGATCTCGAGATCCTTCCGATCGAAAGGGACGGCGGCCTTTCGTACCGGCTCGTCTACGCGGTTCGGCAGCGGATGGAGAGCCCGTTCGGCCTTTGGGAGACGCTCGTCGACGCCTCGTCGGGCGAGATCCTCCGGCGCGAGAACCTCATCCGCTTCTTCGACATCCACGGGAACACGGACGGAGACATCTACGACCCGCACTACTGCGGCAACCCGCTCGTGGAACGCGAGTATGCGGATCACTTCATCAACTTCACCGGCCTCGGCACGGCGACGAGCGGCGCGGATGGCGATTTCTCCATCTCCGGCGCCAGCGGTTCGGTCGCCTGGAACGCGTACCTCCGCGGGCCGTGGGCGAACGTGCAGAACTACTCGGGCGCCGAGGTGTACAAGTCGGGGAGCGTGTCCGAAGGGCAGTTCCTGCAAATCCATTGGGGAAGCACGGACGGCCGCGCGGACGAGAGAACCTGTTTCTATCACACGAATCGCGTTCACGATTACATCCGCGCCGTCGATCCGGGACCCGGCCTTGCCGACATCGACTACCAGATGGTGGTGACGGTCGCGAGGACGGACGGATACTGTCCCGGGAACGCGTGGTACGACTGGGCGAACATCAACTTCTGCTCGGCCGGCTCCGGCTACGGGAACACCGGCGAGATGGCCGACGTCATCTACCACGAGTACGGCCACGGCATCACGCACCGGATCTACAACACGACCTCTTCGCCGTCGAGCACTCTGCACGAGGGGAACTCGGACATCATCGCGAACCTGCTGACCGGCGAGTCGATCATCGGGCTCGGTTTCTATCTGAACAATTGCACGTCGGGGATCCGGAACTCGGACAATACGCTCATCTACCCGGACGACCTCACCGGTTCCGGCCACCACGATGGGCAGATCATCGCGGGAGTCGTGTGGGACGCCTGGCAGGAGCTTCAAGCGTCGCTCGGCGAGGAAGCGGCGTTCGAGGTGATCGGCGACATCTGGCACAACGGGAGATCCCTCACCCTTCCGACCACGCAGCCGGACCAGGTGCTTTCGATGCTGATCGCGGACGATGACGACGGCAACCTCATGAACGGCACGCCCCACTACGCGGCGATCTGCACGGGCGCCGCGAACCACGGGTTCAGCTGTTCCGACCTCATCGGCACGACCCCCGAGATCGAGGTCTCGCCTGCTTCGTTCGAGGTGACGGTGAACGCCGGCGCGTCGGCGGTGCGCGATCTCTTCATCATGAACGTGGGAACGGGAGTTCTCACATACGGGATCGCGGGCGTGCAGACGACGCTCGCGAAGACGGCCGGCGCGGATCCGGGCCTCCGGGGGCTCGCGAACGCGGAGAGCGGAACGCCCGACAACGCGAGGACCCTCGCCTTCCTTCAGAAGACGCGGGCGGCCGGCAAGCTTTCCGCCGTGGTCTTCTATGACGACATGGAAAGCGGCGTGAACGGTTGGACGAGCGTGCTCTTGGATGGGAGCATCGACAACCTCTGGCACCAAGTGACCGCCAACTACAACTCGCCGAATCATTCTTGGTGGTGCGGAATCGACGCGCAGGGGAACTACGATACCGGGAGGCGAATCTCGAACGCGCTCGTCTCGCCGAGCATCGATCTCGCCGGCGCGACCCCGCCCCTCACGCTCGAGTTCTACGAGACCTTCAGCACGGAGACCGGGTACGACTTCTGCAACGTGGGGATCTCGACGAACGGCGGCGCCACGTGGACGTCTCTTCGCGGCGGAACGTCCGGATCGAGCGGCGGGTGGCGGCTCGTCTCTCTGAACCTCACCCCGTACGCCGGGCAGGTCGTGAAGATCCGCTTCCACTTCGACACGACGGACGCGCTATACAATCAGTACTCCGGGTGGTTCATCGACGACGTGTCGGTTCTCGCGACCGGAGTTTCTTGGCTTTCGTTCGATCCTCCGGGCGGCGCGATTCCCGCGGGCCACACGGACACGGTCGCGGTCACGTTCGATGCGACCGCTCTGGCGACGGGCGATTACGCCGCCGACATCCGCGTGGGGTCGGACGACGAGAGCACGCCGGTCGTTCTCGTTCCGGTCGTGCTTCACGTCGGGTCCGGAATCGATCCCGACCTTTCGACGATCGCGGTGAACGACGACGTGATGCTTCGTCCGGACGGTCTTGGGGATTCGGTGCTCGCGATCACGGTGACTGTGCGGGACGGGAGCGGGAACCCGGTCGCGGGGATACCGGCGGGGGACGTGGCGGTGACGCTCGACGGGGCATCGTTGAATGGTCGAGCGATGAAGTTCTGCGCGAGCGGGACGGACGAGTTGATTCTGTATTCGACAGAGCCGACGAACGCTTCGGGCGAGGTGACGTTCGAGGTGGAGCATGCGGGCGGTTGCGGGGAGGTGACGGTTTCGGCGGTGGTGCAGGCGATCGCTCTTACGAACCCGGCGTCGGGGACGGTACGGAGCCCGGACCTCAATGGGGACGGGCAGACGAACTTCCAGGACACGATGTTGTACGCGCAGTTGTTGAACGCGGGGACGGGCTACTGCGGGAACCTGAACGGGAGCCCGGACGGAGCGGTGAACTTCCAGGACACGATCAAGTACGCGCAGGCTTTGGCGGCGGCGGCCGCGTGCCCATAG
- a CDS encoding glycogen-binding domain-containing protein has product MRRELHASTAGIALLAVLLFAAGCVNLNFVKRRLPPPYPAEGGVLFQFEAPSAQRVQLAGNWPKNDWLRGQAQTGSYLIGLMSDEDGDGVWRIIVDLPPGRYQYKFVVDEKTWKEDPNNPQRVDDGYGGYNSLLVVD; this is encoded by the coding sequence ATGAGAAGAGAACTTCACGCTTCGACGGCCGGGATCGCCTTGCTTGCGGTTCTCCTCTTCGCCGCCGGGTGCGTCAATCTGAACTTCGTGAAGCGGCGCTTGCCGCCCCCTTACCCCGCGGAAGGCGGCGTTCTCTTCCAGTTCGAGGCGCCTTCGGCGCAGCGGGTCCAGCTCGCCGGCAACTGGCCGAAAAACGACTGGCTGCGCGGGCAGGCGCAGACGGGTAGCTACCTGATCGGCCTGATGAGCGACGAGGACGGAGACGGGGTCTGGCGGATCATTGTCGACCTTCCGCCCGGCCGTTATCAGTACAAGTTCGTGGTCGACGAGAAGACGTGGAAGGAAGATCCGAACAATCCCCAGCGCGTGGACGACGGATACGGGGGCTACAACTCCCTTCTCGTTGTCGATTGA